One Ktedonobacteraceae bacterium DNA segment encodes these proteins:
- a CDS encoding iron-sulfur cluster assembly protein — translation MAEINEAEVMDALRECYDPEIPVNIVDLGLIYNVDINNETGHVDVTMTLTALGCPMAGEVIEEVEMRVGEVENVKSCKVNMTFDPPWSPDRMTEDAKWELGMV, via the coding sequence ATGGCAGAGATTAATGAAGCAGAGGTCATGGATGCACTGCGCGAATGTTATGACCCGGAGATTCCTGTGAACATTGTTGACCTTGGCCTCATTTATAATGTTGATATCAATAATGAGACCGGCCACGTTGATGTTACGATGACGCTTACCGCGCTGGGTTGCCCTATGGCAGGCGAAGTGATTGAAGAGGTCGAGATGCGCGTGGGAGAAGTAGAGAACGTTAAATCGTGCAAAGTCAACATGACGTTCGACCCGCCCTGGTCGCCTGACCGCATGACGGAAGATGCGAAATGGGAACTCGGCATGGTATAG
- a CDS encoding nucleoside hydrolase gives MPRIILDTDPGIDDAFALFLALASPEVQLEAITTVSGNVHVDLTTRNALALLELAGRTDIPVARGCAQPLVREIVNAGHVHGDNGLGGVMLPEPRTRPVAQHAVEVIIQKIMAAPGEITLVPIGPLTNIALALRTEPRIAEAVREVVIMGGALRVPGNDTPTAEFNIFADPHAAHIVLHGGWPIHLVSLDVTTITSLQREQVDALAQNGSPVTRFMRQMLDHYFDVFGPQYGVTAFQMHDPLCLGAALQPDFITWEPSFVDVELAGTLTLGETVAYFNRPDSPPPNVLASVGVDAERFIRFYLERIGETFHDEF, from the coding sequence ATGCCCCGCATCATTCTTGACACCGACCCCGGCATCGACGATGCATTCGCATTGTTTCTGGCCCTGGCCTCGCCTGAAGTACAGCTCGAGGCGATTACGACCGTTAGCGGCAATGTGCATGTCGATTTGACGACACGCAACGCACTGGCATTATTGGAACTGGCAGGGCGCACGGATATCCCGGTCGCGCGTGGGTGCGCGCAGCCCCTGGTGCGAGAGATAGTGAATGCCGGCCATGTACATGGGGATAATGGGCTTGGGGGAGTGATGCTGCCCGAACCGCGCACTCGGCCGGTAGCACAACACGCTGTCGAGGTGATTATCCAGAAGATTATGGCGGCACCCGGAGAGATTACGCTGGTACCGATTGGGCCATTGACGAATATCGCGCTGGCGCTGCGTACCGAGCCGCGCATTGCTGAAGCTGTACGCGAGGTGGTGATTATGGGTGGCGCATTACGCGTGCCAGGCAACGATACTCCTACTGCTGAGTTTAATATTTTCGCCGACCCTCACGCTGCGCATATTGTCTTGCATGGCGGCTGGCCAATACACCTGGTTTCGCTCGATGTGACGACGATAACATCGCTGCAGCGGGAGCAGGTGGATGCGCTGGCGCAGAATGGCAGCCCGGTTACGCGCTTCATGCGGCAGATGCTGGATCATTATTTCGATGTCTTCGGGCCGCAGTATGGCGTTACCGCTTTCCAGATGCATGACCCGCTTTGCCTGGGTGCTGCTCTCCAACCGGATTTTATCACCTGGGAGCCATCCTTTGTGGATGTGGAACTGGCGGGCACGCTCACTTTAGGCGAGACAGTGGCTTATTTTAACCGTCCAGACTCTCCCCCACCCAACGTACTTGCCTCTGTAGGGGTTGACGCGGAGCGCTTTATCCGCTTTTACCTGGAACGGATTGGGGAAACGTTTCATGATGAGTTTTAA
- a CDS encoding M57 family metalloprotease, with the protein MRKFLLPIPHQFGKRHTLLPATASLLSICILFLSSGKVLAYNLEGPKWAGQPAPGHCCAYIYVQRGPATTYDQTAYTNAIAAWNNDDRALIFFASGAGMGYTTDTYNSGTSLDGWTNYGSSNGYFTYANTYLNYYFTGDTKNYPDGRIQGIAVHELGHSVGLAHASGCVIMVAASYTRWYTCGIDTPQTDDENGINALY; encoded by the coding sequence GTGAGAAAATTTCTCTTGCCCATACCCCACCAGTTTGGTAAAAGACATACACTATTGCCAGCTACTGCAAGCCTTTTGAGTATCTGTATACTATTTCTGTCAAGCGGAAAAGTGTTGGCATACAATTTGGAGGGTCCTAAATGGGCTGGTCAACCAGCACCAGGTCATTGCTGTGCATACATTTACGTGCAGCGAGGACCTGCTACCACCTATGACCAGACGGCCTATACAAACGCTATTGCCGCCTGGAATAATGATGATCGTGCTTTAATCTTCTTTGCTTCGGGAGCAGGAATGGGTTATACTACTGACACATACAATAGTGGTACATCGCTGGACGGTTGGACCAACTATGGGTCCAGCAACGGCTATTTCACCTACGCCAACACTTATCTAAACTATTACTTCACAGGAGATACGAAAAACTATCCGGACGGGAGAATACAGGGTATAGCAGTACATGAACTGGGTCACAGCGTGGGTTTAGCTCACGCAAGTGGTTGTGTTATCATGGTTGCTGCCTCCTACACACGCTGGTACACATGTGGAATTGATACTCCACAGACTGATGACGAAAACGGGATAAATGCACTCTATTAG
- the mutS gene encoding DNA mismatch repair protein MutS, translating into MSTPARKQYLDMKSNYPDAILLYQVGDFYETFDEDAYIASRELQIVLTSRSYGDEKRVPLAGIPLHALENYVGKLVQRGYKVAICDQVGEVGKGHQPVERAVTRILTAGTLSEPNLLPMRQNNYLAAIAHGRSQTGLASVDVSTGDFSVTWFAPDELPAALEAELQRIAPSECLIAEDSNPDAWQFPSETMTKTQCPQYFFELEAARARLCRLFGVQSLDSCGCSQVPQAIAAAGAIVAYLEKMNGKLLSLLTGLRSYRTENYMVLDAHTQRNLDLLQGARSGSVQGSLLGVLDHTLTPMGARQLRRVITQPLLDLNQLEARLESVEELYESPAMRSRFTICLQKLGDLERIAGRVRQGTAVPREMLALRDYLLVIPQLYEMLRGCDSPLLLELAAELDANACPQVSELINRALTRAGEEDEREEDGRLIRAGFNAELDELIASIRDSRRWILSLEGRERARTGIQKHLKVGFNKVFGYYIEVSNGKLGMVPSDYMRKQTLVNAERFITPELKEHEARILSAEERIEEMERSIYADLLRQLGVYYPQLMAIATAVAQVDVLLSFAEVAARQGYVRPKVEQGSNIEITGGRHPVVEFALDGDVFIPNDALLDAENGARILLLTGPNMAGKSTYLRQVALITLLAQIGSFVPARSARIGLVDRIFTRVGAEDDIASGKSTFMVEMEETATILHHATRHSLIILDEIGRGTSTYDGLAIARAVVEHLHNVTGARTLFATHYHELAQMAAELPHLRVYTMAISEDEQGEVVFLHRVTPGSLGRSYGVHVAKLAGMPLSIVRRAEEVLKGLESGKEAAAPAIVTGNGYMRASNGNGLLKVADGSGHYAIIHDHGAENAASQFIAPTKEYRWQSEEARLAAQRIEQASEALPDLDSVDVCAITPLDALNLIFALQKKRRSFK; encoded by the coding sequence ATGTCGACGCCGGCCCGCAAACAATATCTGGATATGAAAAGTAACTATCCCGATGCGATCCTGCTCTACCAGGTCGGGGACTTCTATGAGACATTCGACGAGGATGCCTATATCGCTTCGCGCGAACTGCAGATCGTGCTAACTTCCCGCTCATATGGCGACGAGAAGCGGGTGCCACTGGCAGGCATACCGCTGCACGCGCTGGAGAATTATGTTGGGAAGCTGGTGCAGCGCGGCTACAAAGTGGCGATTTGCGACCAGGTGGGCGAGGTCGGCAAGGGCCATCAACCGGTTGAACGGGCCGTGACTCGTATTCTGACGGCAGGAACCTTATCCGAGCCAAATCTGTTGCCCATGCGACAGAACAATTACCTGGCGGCCATTGCTCATGGACGCTCGCAAACAGGGCTGGCCTCGGTTGATGTGAGTACGGGCGACTTTAGCGTGACATGGTTTGCACCTGATGAGTTACCGGCGGCCCTGGAAGCAGAATTGCAGCGCATTGCTCCAAGTGAATGTTTGATTGCGGAGGACAGCAATCCAGATGCCTGGCAGTTTCCATCTGAGACGATGACGAAGACACAGTGCCCGCAGTATTTCTTTGAGCTAGAGGCTGCGCGCGCAAGGTTGTGCCGGCTCTTTGGCGTACAATCGCTCGATTCCTGTGGCTGTTCCCAGGTTCCACAGGCTATCGCGGCTGCCGGAGCAATTGTGGCGTATCTCGAGAAGATGAATGGGAAACTGCTCTCACTTTTGACCGGGCTGCGTTCGTATCGCACAGAAAACTATATGGTGCTGGATGCCCATACACAGCGCAATCTTGACCTTTTGCAGGGGGCGCGCAGCGGCTCCGTACAGGGCAGCCTGCTAGGTGTGCTGGACCATACCCTCACGCCTATGGGAGCAAGACAGCTGCGAAGAGTAATTACCCAACCATTGCTCGACCTGAACCAGCTTGAGGCAAGGTTAGAGAGCGTGGAAGAATTGTATGAAAGTCCGGCCATGCGCAGCCGCTTCACCATATGCTTACAAAAGTTGGGCGACCTGGAACGTATCGCGGGGCGAGTGCGGCAGGGAACAGCTGTACCGCGTGAAATGCTCGCCTTGCGCGACTACTTGCTCGTCATCCCACAATTGTATGAAATGCTGCGTGGCTGCGATTCGCCCTTGCTCCTGGAACTGGCCGCTGAGCTTGATGCAAATGCATGTCCGCAGGTAAGCGAATTGATCAATCGTGCCCTGACACGTGCCGGTGAGGAGGATGAACGGGAAGAAGACGGTCGCCTGATACGTGCCGGATTCAATGCCGAACTTGATGAGCTAATCGCCTCGATTCGCGACTCGCGGCGCTGGATTTTGTCGCTGGAGGGGCGCGAACGGGCGCGCACCGGCATTCAAAAGCATCTCAAAGTAGGCTTCAATAAGGTCTTTGGCTATTATATCGAGGTCAGCAATGGAAAATTGGGCATGGTTCCTTCTGATTATATGCGCAAGCAGACGCTGGTCAATGCCGAGCGCTTTATCACGCCTGAGCTGAAGGAACACGAAGCGCGTATTCTGAGCGCGGAAGAGCGGATCGAAGAGATGGAGCGTAGTATCTATGCCGACCTGTTGCGCCAGCTGGGTGTCTACTATCCTCAACTGATGGCAATTGCCACTGCCGTTGCCCAGGTGGATGTGCTCTTGAGCTTTGCGGAGGTCGCGGCGCGCCAGGGTTACGTGCGTCCGAAGGTGGAACAGGGAAGCAATATAGAAATCACCGGAGGGCGGCATCCGGTGGTTGAGTTCGCGCTCGATGGCGATGTTTTCATTCCCAACGATGCCTTGCTCGACGCGGAAAATGGGGCTCGTATCCTGCTTTTGACCGGCCCGAATATGGCAGGAAAATCGACGTATCTGAGGCAGGTAGCGCTCATCACGCTCTTAGCGCAGATTGGTAGCTTTGTACCTGCACGCAGCGCGCGTATTGGGCTGGTTGATCGCATTTTTACGCGTGTTGGCGCGGAGGATGATATTGCGTCGGGCAAGAGTACTTTCATGGTTGAAATGGAGGAGACGGCCACCATCCTGCATCACGCCACGCGGCACAGCCTGATTATCCTCGATGAAATCGGTAGGGGAACGAGTACATATGATGGGCTGGCGATTGCGCGCGCGGTCGTCGAACACCTGCACAATGTGACGGGGGCGCGCACGCTCTTCGCCACCCATTATCATGAACTGGCGCAAATGGCGGCGGAGTTGCCCCACCTGCGCGTCTATACCATGGCAATTAGCGAAGATGAGCAGGGAGAAGTTGTCTTTCTCCATCGCGTGACGCCGGGGAGCCTTGGACGTAGCTACGGCGTTCACGTGGCAAAGCTGGCCGGCATGCCCCTGAGCATCGTGCGCCGCGCCGAAGAAGTTCTGAAAGGCCTGGAGTCCGGTAAAGAGGCGGCTGCGCCCGCGATAGTTACAGGAAATGGGTACATGAGGGCATCAAATGGGAATGGGTTATTGAAGGTTGCTGATGGAAGCGGTCACTATGCAATCATACATGACCACGGAGCAGAAAATGCTGCGTCCCAATTCATCGCTCCCACGAAAGAATACCGGTGGCAGAGCGAAGAGGCTCGCCTGGCTGCGCAGAGAATAGAGCAGGCCAGTGAAGCTCTGCCTGATCTTGATAGCGTTGATGTTTGTGCCATTACGCCGCTCGACGCCCTCAATCTGATTTTCGCCTTGCAGAAGAAGAGAAGATCGTTCAAGTAA
- the mutL gene encoding DNA mismatch repair endonuclease MutL, whose protein sequence is MSITYSSRAPILPLPQDVAERIAAGEVIERPVSVVKELVENALDAGASEVRVEIRGGGLRLIRVTDDGYGIPEDELDRACARHSTSKINRVEDLERLHTLGFRGEALASIAAVSELTLLSRAIETETMGEEHPAIFVTWRGGEVTQRGRKARLHGTTVTVRDLFYNVPARLKFMRGARTEAGHIEQLLRRYAVGYPGVRFHLTLEEHVALQTGGSGNLATTLAELYHLPLAEMLNPIAVNAAEDSAHAFALHGYIGNRALAQNNRQHVTLFVNGRWVQSRPLQEALEAGYRGLLPKGKHPLLVLHVDLPAGDVDANVHPAKTEVKLLHEAEVIEAVTKAIQGVLERSPALPEEAQFPGPQLVYQRRLPGVRRRGLHVSESAEHYSVEKSDPGAAEVLATLRPLAQLQQAVILAEAPDGSLYLIDQHRAHERVIYEHLRRTYAGVGSQENQGEEWTGSHLLLEPVIVELKRHEAELFEMRLPLLRGLGLECERFGGRSFLIRSVPGGVGQEQLAGHLSELARIAAEDSDEWENHLLIGLACRSALRRGRTLGLDEQRSLINALANATAPAVCPHGSPILLHYSRTFLIDKFDW, encoded by the coding sequence ATGTCTATAACCTACTCATCACGCGCACCTATTCTGCCCTTGCCCCAGGATGTTGCCGAACGTATAGCGGCGGGCGAAGTGATCGAGCGGCCTGTATCGGTGGTGAAGGAACTGGTAGAGAATGCTCTGGACGCCGGAGCAAGCGAGGTTCGCGTAGAAATACGTGGCGGTGGCTTGCGGCTGATCCGGGTGACCGACGATGGCTATGGCATTCCTGAAGATGAGTTGGACCGAGCCTGCGCGCGTCATAGCACAAGTAAAATCAATCGCGTCGAAGACCTGGAACGCCTGCATACGCTGGGTTTTCGAGGCGAAGCGCTGGCGAGTATTGCCGCCGTCTCAGAATTGACACTGCTGAGCCGCGCCATCGAAACCGAGACAATGGGCGAGGAACACCCGGCGATATTTGTTACCTGGCGCGGGGGTGAAGTGACGCAGCGCGGGCGGAAAGCGCGTCTGCATGGCACGACAGTAACTGTGCGCGACCTGTTCTATAATGTGCCTGCTCGTTTGAAGTTTATGCGCGGCGCTCGTACCGAGGCCGGGCATATCGAGCAATTGTTGCGCCGTTACGCGGTGGGTTATCCAGGTGTGCGCTTTCACCTAACCCTTGAAGAACATGTGGCCCTGCAGACGGGCGGTTCTGGAAATCTCGCTACCACACTCGCGGAACTCTACCATCTTCCCCTTGCTGAAATGCTCAATCCAATAGCGGTCAATGCCGCTGAAGATTCTGCTCATGCGTTTGCTTTGCATGGCTACATTGGGAATCGCGCGCTGGCCCAGAATAATCGCCAGCATGTAACGCTGTTCGTCAATGGGCGCTGGGTGCAGTCCCGGCCATTGCAGGAAGCGCTCGAGGCGGGTTATCGCGGGTTGCTGCCAAAGGGCAAACACCCGTTGCTGGTGCTGCATGTCGATCTCCCGGCTGGGGATGTGGATGCCAATGTGCATCCTGCCAAGACAGAGGTAAAGCTGCTGCACGAGGCCGAGGTGATCGAGGCAGTGACGAAGGCGATACAGGGGGTGTTAGAACGAAGCCCTGCCTTACCGGAAGAGGCGCAGTTTCCCGGCCCTCAACTGGTTTATCAGCGTCGTTTACCTGGTGTGAGGCGACGAGGACTGCATGTTTCCGAATCGGCGGAGCATTACTCGGTCGAAAAGTCTGACCCGGGTGCAGCTGAGGTGCTGGCCACACTGCGTCCTCTGGCCCAGTTGCAGCAGGCGGTTATCCTGGCCGAGGCGCCGGATGGCAGTCTGTACCTGATTGACCAGCACCGGGCGCATGAGCGGGTCATTTACGAACACCTGCGCCGCACCTACGCCGGGGTAGGCTCGCAAGAAAATCAAGGCGAGGAATGGACCGGATCGCACCTGCTGTTGGAGCCGGTCATTGTTGAATTGAAGCGCCACGAAGCTGAGTTATTCGAAATGCGCTTGCCATTGTTACGTGGCCTGGGGTTGGAATGCGAGCGTTTCGGCGGACGTAGCTTCCTGATTCGTTCGGTGCCGGGTGGTGTAGGGCAGGAGCAACTGGCGGGACATTTGTCGGAACTGGCGCGAATTGCCGCTGAGGATAGCGATGAGTGGGAGAACCACCTGCTTATAGGCCTGGCCTGCCGTTCGGCGCTGCGACGCGGGCGAACACTGGGCCTCGACGAGCAACGTTCGCTGATAAACGCATTGGCGAATGCCACCGCTCCGGCGGTTTGCCCCCATGGAAGCCCCATACTGCTGCATTATAGCCGGACATTTTTAATCGATAAGTTCGATTGGTAG
- a CDS encoding oxidoreductase, with amino-acid sequence MSTSFRAFVVNKTGDSFTAQVQQLSQNDLPAGEVLIRIAYSSVNYKDALACIPEGRIVRSYPFVPGIDLSGIVVASSDARFSEGDKVIVTGYDLGVSHYGGFSEYARVKADWIVPLPEGLTLKDAMTFGTAGFEAALALDKLEKMGLKPEQGPVLVTGATGGVGSMAVGMLAKRGYTAIASTGKTSEHAYLKELGASNILSREEVSAESNRPLEKELWAGSIDSVGGSTLAYLIRTTKYGGSVAACGLTGGTDLHTTVFPFILRGVNLLGIDSVFCPMDERRKLWQRMATDLKPAALHSMINEVTLDELPQVTASLLKGEVRGRTVVQLSDEA; translated from the coding sequence ATGTCCACATCATTTCGTGCATTCGTCGTCAATAAAACCGGCGATAGTTTTACTGCCCAGGTGCAGCAGTTATCGCAGAATGACCTGCCAGCCGGCGAAGTACTGATTCGTATTGCTTACTCAAGCGTGAACTATAAAGATGCCCTGGCCTGCATTCCAGAAGGAAGGATTGTGCGCAGCTATCCGTTTGTGCCGGGCATCGATCTGTCAGGAATCGTCGTCGCATCAAGCGATGCCCGCTTTTCTGAGGGCGACAAGGTGATCGTCACAGGCTACGACCTGGGCGTCTCCCACTATGGCGGCTTCAGCGAATATGCGCGCGTCAAAGCCGATTGGATCGTACCACTGCCAGAAGGCCTGACGCTCAAAGATGCCATGACTTTCGGCACTGCCGGCTTCGAGGCGGCTCTGGCACTCGACAAACTGGAAAAAATGGGACTCAAACCAGAACAAGGCCCTGTTCTGGTAACAGGCGCGACAGGCGGAGTCGGCAGTATGGCCGTCGGCATGCTGGCGAAGCGAGGGTATACAGCCATCGCCAGCACAGGTAAAACGTCAGAGCATGCCTACCTCAAGGAACTGGGGGCAAGTAATATCCTCAGTCGTGAAGAAGTCTCAGCTGAGAGCAACCGTCCGCTTGAGAAAGAACTATGGGCAGGCAGCATCGATTCTGTTGGCGGCAGCACCCTGGCCTATCTTATCCGCACGACAAAATACGGCGGCTCGGTCGCAGCTTGCGGTCTGACCGGTGGCACAGACCTGCATACTACCGTCTTCCCTTTCATCCTGCGCGGCGTCAACCTGCTAGGCATCGATTCGGTCTTTTGCCCGATGGATGAGCGCCGCAAACTCTGGCAGCGCATGGCAACCGATCTTAAACCTGCCGCGCTCCATAGTATGATCAATGAAGTAACGTTGGACGAGCTGCCACAGGTCACCGCCTCGCTGCTGAAAGGCGAAGTACGTGGACGCACGGTAGTCCAGCTGAGTGATGAAGCATAG
- a CDS encoding Uma2 family endonuclease codes for MSISYHDVEKLQALYPEHQIELREGKIILMSPSDATSGVIGMRFGLLLGNWVYNHNLGQVLDASSGFRLPNGDLLSPDVSFVSRERLKRTPRTYLSVVPELIVAIKSSRDRVRELEEKIAVFLSQGTQVGILIDPDAHTVSIYRAHAPDKHADTGEPASKVITLHDGDTLTIPELFPGWEVPISSIWPPVYE; via the coding sequence ATGTCAATTAGCTACCACGATGTCGAAAAGCTCCAGGCTCTCTATCCTGAGCATCAAATCGAATTGAGAGAAGGTAAAATTATTCTTATGAGTCCATCAGACGCTACATCAGGCGTCATCGGAATGCGCTTCGGTCTGCTATTGGGTAACTGGGTATATAACCACAATCTGGGGCAAGTTCTTGATGCGAGTTCTGGTTTCCGTTTGCCCAATGGCGATTTGCTTTCTCCGGATGTCTCTTTTGTCTCGCGTGAGCGGCTTAAACGAACTCCTCGCACCTATCTGTCCGTTGTTCCCGAGCTGATTGTCGCAATCAAATCCAGCCGGGATCGCGTGCGTGAACTGGAAGAGAAAATAGCTGTATTCTTAAGCCAGGGTACACAGGTAGGCATCCTCATCGACCCTGATGCCCATACCGTTTCTATCTACCGCGCCCATGCACCAGATAAGCATGCCGATACCGGAGAGCCTGCGTCCAAAGTAATAACGCTACACGATGGAGATACGCTGACCATCCCCGAACTCTTCCCCGGTTGGGAAGTACCCATTTCCAGCATCTGGCCTCCCGTCTATGAGTAA
- a CDS encoding PLD nuclease N-terminal domain-containing protein, which produces MLIDCVTNKRLNMTEKILWLLVILFAQPIGAFIYLFVGRLLVSNSWRKQEPQVEPVYQPYQQGYQPPQEPQQNDQVHEQQRNTQS; this is translated from the coding sequence ATGCTTATTGATTGCGTAACGAACAAAAGATTGAATATGACCGAGAAAATCCTCTGGCTGCTTGTCATCCTCTTTGCCCAACCAATCGGAGCATTCATTTACCTTTTCGTTGGTCGTTTGCTTGTAAGCAACTCGTGGCGTAAGCAGGAACCGCAAGTGGAACCGGTTTATCAACCTTACCAGCAAGGATACCAACCGCCACAAGAGCCACAGCAAAATGATCAAGTACACGAACAGCAGCGAAACACGCAATCGTAG
- a CDS encoding DnaJ C-terminal domain-containing protein: MAIEGPQTGDIRATLAISQEEARTGSSRTLNLPGGRRIIVPVRAGIRNGEEIRLRGQGDMSPYGGPPGDLILTVSIASPEQSGSQPNYPAGQGNATEFMPIQPSPAPFPHYVNAPVEPTIASSPSYATPGQQSNYPNYTAPAQSSGQQPLFLNQAQAPAGYAGYNQGGTQAAPPSVPPQRKRSGFSAGVALLIVLLVLILIGGSVAVYITQVYEPQKNAQATATAQTQITGTAQAQITGTALANGQATANAISTSQAIAGATATAAASASAAASATATALQSFYQQVTSGSPTTSDPLNAQDNNTWDEFPTNPSGGSCGFSNGAYHSMINKTGLFQPCYSQILNFDNFALQVQMTIVQGDEGGIVFRANSSSSMFYLFRISQNGAYDLYVYVDAQGSHAQHLLSGSSSIINTGNQTNTITIIAQRGNLYFYVNQQYLDGTTDSRYTSGQIGLFAESDTKSTDVAFNNLQVWKLS, encoded by the coding sequence ATGGCAATTGAAGGACCTCAAACGGGTGATATCCGGGCGACTTTAGCAATCAGCCAGGAAGAGGCAAGAACCGGAAGCAGCCGCACGCTTAATTTACCAGGCGGGCGGCGCATTATTGTGCCTGTACGCGCAGGCATTCGCAATGGTGAGGAGATTCGCCTGAGAGGACAGGGCGATATGAGCCCCTATGGCGGCCCTCCGGGTGATCTTATTCTCACCGTTTCTATTGCGTCCCCTGAACAGTCTGGCAGCCAGCCAAATTATCCTGCCGGGCAGGGCAATGCGACAGAGTTCATGCCGATCCAGCCTTCACCGGCTCCGTTTCCTCATTATGTAAACGCGCCGGTTGAGCCAACGATTGCATCTTCTCCCAGTTATGCGACTCCGGGGCAACAGAGCAATTACCCCAATTATACTGCTCCAGCACAAAGTTCAGGACAGCAACCGCTATTTCTCAATCAAGCCCAGGCTCCCGCCGGCTACGCGGGATATAACCAGGGAGGGACGCAAGCAGCGCCGCCATCCGTTCCACCGCAGCGCAAACGGTCGGGGTTTTCTGCCGGTGTTGCCTTGCTGATCGTTCTACTGGTTCTGATTTTGATCGGGGGTAGCGTGGCCGTCTATATTACCCAGGTATACGAGCCACAAAAAAATGCGCAGGCAACAGCTACCGCTCAGACTCAGATCACCGGAACTGCGCAGGCCCAGATCACCGGAACTGCCCTGGCTAACGGTCAGGCAACAGCGAATGCAATCAGCACCTCGCAAGCGATCGCAGGAGCTACTGCCACCGCGGCGGCTTCCGCCAGCGCTGCCGCTTCAGCTACCGCCACAGCTTTACAAAGCTTCTACCAGCAGGTTACGAGCGGCAGTCCTACTACTTCAGACCCTCTGAATGCTCAAGACAATAACACCTGGGACGAGTTCCCTACAAATCCCAGTGGCGGCAGTTGCGGATTCTCAAACGGGGCCTATCATTCGATGATCAACAAAACGGGACTTTTCCAACCTTGTTACTCGCAGATATTAAACTTTGATAATTTCGCGCTCCAGGTGCAAATGACGATAGTGCAGGGAGATGAGGGCGGCATTGTCTTTCGGGCAAATAGCTCAAGCTCTATGTTTTACCTCTTCCGCATCAGTCAGAACGGAGCTTACGACCTGTATGTTTATGTAGATGCACAGGGGTCACACGCACAACACTTGCTAAGCGGCTCCTCTAGCATTATCAATACAGGAAACCAGACGAATACGATTACGATCATTGCCCAACGTGGTAATCTCTATTTTTACGTTAATCAGCAGTACCTGGATGGCACAACCGATTCGCGCTACACTTCTGGGCAGATCGGTTTGTTCGCCGAGAGTGATACCAAATCCACAGATGTTGCGTTCAACAACCTTCAGGTGTGGAAGTTATCATAA